The DNA sequence AGCCCCAGGTATGCGACGGTCGTGAGGATCGAACTCGCCTCACCCACGCGATCCGGCACGGCGTCGCCAACGAGTGAGAACGTCACGGGTGCGACGACGGCAACAGCCAGCCCGGTAATCAGGAAACTCAGCAGAACGACGGGGGCGTGCTCGGTGGCGAGGGCAATGAGCATCCCTCCCGCCGCGACAGCACCTGCCAGCTGGAGGAGACCCCGGCGGTGGTAACGCTGAAGCGCCTGCGCCGCCCCCAGGCGTCCGAGCAGCATCGCGGTGTGAAACACCGCCACTCCCGAAGCGCCCAGCCACGCGG is a window from the Deinococcota bacterium genome containing:
- a CDS encoding MFS transporter, which gives rise to AWLGASGVAVFHTAMLLGRLGAAQALQRYHRRGLLQLAGAVAAGGMLIALATEHAPVVLLSFLITGLAVAVVAPVTFSLVGDAVPDRVGEASSILTTVAYLGLLLGPVIIGGLAEFIGLRLALGSIIFMGGLISHLSCGVLRGRPVTSSRASAAYLDGSGA